The bacterium genome includes a window with the following:
- a CDS encoding NupC/NupG family nucleoside CNT transporter — translation MERLQSLIAIPILLGIAYALSADRKNFPWRVVLWGTGLQLLFAVLILWTPWGRDLFASLGELVTKFLSFATEGAAFLFGNMVKQEYQETFGFQFAFAILPTIIFFGAFMGVMYYFGVVQKIVKGLAWVMTKTMGTSGAESLSAAGNIFLGQTEAPLLVRPFLKTLTRSELNAIMVGGFATVAGGVMAGYILLGVPAKHLLAASVMAAPGALIFSKIFLPEREKPETAGKLHMPEMPKQANVIDAAATGARDGLGLAVNVGAMLLAFIALIAVVNAFLAWTSGLLGGVGIGWFPESLREIFSYLLWPIGFILGVPISECKDFAYLVGTKISINEFVAYVEMSNLMKEGVLSPRTIMLASYALCGFANFSSIGIQIGGIGSLAPERRTDLAQLGLKAMIAGAMVSLQTAAIAGVLSAE, via the coding sequence TTGGAACGACTACAATCCCTGATCGCGATACCGATTTTACTCGGTATTGCCTATGCTCTGTCTGCAGACCGGAAAAACTTCCCGTGGCGCGTTGTGCTTTGGGGTACCGGTTTACAGCTTTTGTTTGCTGTTCTAATCCTCTGGACTCCGTGGGGCCGCGACTTGTTCGCCTCGCTGGGTGAGCTGGTGACAAAGTTCCTGAGCTTCGCAACGGAAGGCGCGGCTTTTCTGTTCGGCAATATGGTCAAGCAGGAGTATCAGGAGACCTTTGGATTTCAATTCGCTTTTGCGATCCTGCCGACCATTATTTTCTTCGGCGCATTCATGGGAGTGATGTATTACTTCGGAGTTGTGCAAAAGATAGTGAAGGGATTGGCGTGGGTGATGACCAAGACGATGGGCACTTCGGGGGCTGAATCGCTTTCCGCAGCGGGGAACATCTTTTTGGGTCAGACGGAAGCGCCGCTTCTTGTGCGTCCGTTTTTGAAAACGCTGACACGCAGTGAACTAAATGCTATCATGGTCGGCGGCTTCGCAACCGTTGCCGGCGGCGTGATGGCGGGGTATATTTTGCTCGGCGTACCTGCGAAACACTTGCTGGCCGCGTCCGTCATGGCGGCTCCCGGCGCGCTCATTTTCTCCAAAATATTCCTGCCCGAGCGCGAAAAACCGGAAACCGCAGGGAAGCTGCATATGCCTGAAATGCCGAAGCAGGCGAATGTCATCGATGCCGCGGCAACAGGTGCACGAGACGGATTGGGACTTGCAGTCAACGTGGGCGCGATGCTGCTTGCATTCATCGCTCTCATCGCGGTTGTCAACGCCTTCCTGGCCTGGACTTCGGGACTGCTTGGCGGAGTCGGAATTGGCTGGTTTCCCGAAAGTCTGCGTGAGATTTTCTCGTATCTATTGTGGCCGATCGGATTCATACTTGGAGTTCCGATATCCGAGTGCAAGGATTTCGCGTATCTTGTGGGAACGAAAATCTCGATCAACGAGTTTGTGGCGTACGTGGAGATGTCGAATCTGATGAAGGAAGGCGTATTGTCGCCGCGGACGATTATGCTTGCCTCGTATGCGTTGTGTGGTTTCGCCAACTTCTCTTCGATAGGGATTCAAATTGGAGGAATCGGAAGTCTCGCTCCCGAGCGGCGGACGGATTTGGCGCAACTTGGCCTGAAGGCGATGATTGCCGGTGCAATGGTAAGTTTGCAGACGGCGGCAATAGCGGGCGTGCTGTCAGCAGAGTAG
- a CDS encoding thymidine kinase gives MHHFPHNTGWIEVICGPMFSGKTEELIRRLVRAQIAKLRVEIFKPQIDNRYAKDEIVSHSRLTIPSKLVTSPWEIFELAQHADVIGIDEAQFLGRDLIEVVQKLADQGKRVICAGLDTDYRGEPFDPIPQLLAIAEYIDKTLAICVCCGNPAKHTQRVIASNERVLVGATEAYEARCRKCFVPPDPVHEEAAQEQLPLSTPQG, from the coding sequence ATGCACCACTTCCCTCATAATACAGGCTGGATAGAAGTGATTTGCGGACCGATGTTCTCGGGGAAGACCGAGGAGTTGATCCGCAGATTGGTGCGCGCGCAGATTGCGAAATTGCGGGTAGAGATATTCAAGCCGCAGATTGACAACCGATATGCCAAGGATGAGATAGTAAGTCACTCGCGGCTGACGATTCCCTCGAAACTTGTGACCTCGCCTTGGGAGATTTTTGAGCTTGCGCAGCATGCCGATGTGATTGGCATTGACGAAGCGCAATTCCTGGGGAGAGACTTAATTGAAGTGGTGCAAAAGCTTGCCGATCAGGGGAAGCGGGTGATCTGTGCCGGACTGGATACGGACTATCGCGGCGAGCCGTTTGATCCGATTCCGCAGCTTTTGGCGATTGCCGAATACATTGACAAAACGCTGGCGATTTGCGTGTGCTGCGGCAATCCGGCCAAGCATACGCAGCGCGTAATAGCCTCGAATGAGCGTGTGCTTGTTGGCGCAACTGAAGCGTACGAAGCACGCTGCCGTAAATGCTTTGTTCCTCCCGATCCTGTGCATGAAGAAGCCGCGCAGGAGCAACTCCCTCTCTCCACACCTCAAGGGTAA